Genomic window (Tardiphaga sp. vice304):
CCTTTGTTTTGTCATATTGCAGGTCCAAGCCTGCCTCGTTCGCGGGGCGTTAATCGTTTCGATCCATTTTGGTTTATGCTGCATTGCGACGAACGCGTAATGGGTTGGATAGGTGAGCAAGGCGTGAAGCGGATTAGGACATTCGGACCGGCAGGTCACAGCGGCCGGGCAGGGATGCCGACGGCGTTGCTGCTGCTGGCGCTGACGCTTGGCGGCTGCGCCTCGACCATCGCCGACCTGCCGATGGTCGGCACGCCCGCCGGCGCGCCGGCGCGGCCGGCCCAGCCCGGCGAATATCTCCCCGTGCACGATCTCCCCACCTCGCGCGAAGGCACCGCCATGGCGCCGGCCGAACAGGCCAAGATCCAGGCCGAGCTGATCGCCGCCCGCGACCGCCAGGCCGTCGCAACCCCGGCCGCTCCCGGCCGGAAGTAAGCAAAACCGCCCCGACATGGCTGGTGTCACTGGGGTTCCGTGGTAAAAAGAAGCGATTCAACCGCACCGAGCGGTTCGGGAGCCCTTGTTATGGAAGAATTCTACCGCATTCGCCGCCTGCCGCCTTACGTGTTCGAGCAGATCAACCGGGCCAAGGCGGCCGCGCGCAATGCCGGTGCCGACATCATCGACATGGGCATGGGCAATCCGGACCTGCCGACGCCGCCGCACGTCATCGAGAAACTCAAGGAAACCCTCGGCAAGCCGCGCACCGACCGTTATTCGGCTTCGCGCGGTATCACCGGGCTGCGCAAGGCCCAGGCCGCCTATTACGACCGCCGCTTCGGCGTGAAGCTCAACCCCGACACCCAGATCGTCGCCACGCTCGGCTCCAAGGAAGGCTTCGCCAACGTCGCGCAGGCCATCACCGCGCCGGGCGATGTCGTGCTGTGCCCCAATCCGAGCTACCCGATCCATGCCTTCGGCTTCCTGATGGCCGGCGGCGTGATCCGCTCGGTGCCGTCGGAGCCCGGCCCGGAATTCTTCGCCGCGGTCGAACGCGCCATCATCCACTCGATCCCGAAGCCGATCGCGTTGATCGTGTGCTACCCGTCCAACCCAACGGCGCAGGTCGCCAGCCTGGATTTTTACAAGGACCTGGTGGCGTTCGCTAAGAAGCACGAGATCTACATCCTGTCGGACCTCGCTTATGCCGAGGTCTATTTCGACGACAACAACCCGCCGCCCTCGGTGCTGCAGGTGCCCGGCGCAATCGACGTCACCGTCGAGTTCACCTCGATGTCCAAGACGTTCTCGATGGCCGGCTGGCGGATGGGCTTTGCGGTCGGCAACGAGCGCATCATCGCAGCGCTCGCACGGGTCAAATCCTATCTCGATTACGGCGCCTTCACCCCGGTGCAGGTCGCGGCCACCGCGGCGCTGAACGGGCCGGATGACTGCATCCGCGAGATGCGCGAGACCTACAAGCGGCGCCGCGACGTCATGGTGGAGACGTTCGGCAAGGCCGGCTGGGACGTTCCGGCGCCGTCCGCCTCGATGTTCGCCTGGGCGCCGCTGCCGCCGAAATTCGCGGAACTGGGCAGCATGCAGTTCGCCACCCTGATGGTGGAGAAATCCGGCGTGGTGGTGTCGCCCGGCGTTGCCTTCGGCGAGCATGGCGAGGGCTACGTCCGCATCGCTCTGGTTGAAAACGAGCAGCGCATCCGCCAAGCCGCGCGCGGCGTTCGGCGCTTCCTTGAAAGCGGGCTCGAAACGTTGCACAACGTGGTTCCTCTCGCCACCCGGCGCTAGGCTCTTTCCGAATAGGTTTTCAGTTACATGGTCGCACCCCTCCGCGTGGGTATCGCCGGCCTCGGCACCGTTGGCGCCGAGGTGGTCCGCCTCATCGAACAGCAGAGCAAGGTCCTGGCCGCGCGCTCCGGCCGCGGCGTCAAGGTCGTGTCGGTCACGGCGCGGTCCAAGGCCAAGAAGCGCAATGTCGATCTCTCCGGCATTCGCTGGGCCAGGGATCCGATGGCGGTCGCCACCGACCCGGAAGTCGATTGCTTCGTCGAACTGATGGGCGGCGTTGGCGATCCCGCGCTGTCGGCGATCGAGGCCGCCCTGTCGTCCGGGAAGTCGGTGGTCACCGCCAACAAGGCGCTGATCGCCAAGCACGGCTTGAAACTGGCGGCGCTGGCCGAAAAACACGGCGGCGCGCTGAATTACGAGGCCGCCGTGGCCGGCGCCATTCCGGTCGTGAAAACCCTTCGCGAGGGCCTGGCCGGCACCGGCATCAATCGCGTCTATGGAATCCTCAACGGCACCTGCAATTACATTCTGAGCCGGATGGAGCAGGAGGGCCTGTCGTTTGAAGAATGTCTGAAGGACGCGCAACGGCTCGGCTATGCCGAAGCGGATCCGTCGTTCGACGTCGACGGCCACGACACCGCGCAGAAGCTGGCGATCCTGGCCAGCCTCGCGTTCGGCACCAAGGTCGCGCAGAGCGCGGTCTATGTGGAGGGCATCACCTCGATTGCAGCCGCCGATCTGCGCGCTGCCGCCGAACTCGGCTACCGGGTCAAGCTGCTCGGCGTCGCGGTGCGTACCGCGACCGGCATCGAACAGCGCGTGCATCCGACCATGGTGCCGCTGAAATCCTCGATTGCGCAGGTGATGGGCGTGACCAATGCGGTGACGATCGACGGCGCCGGCATCTCGCCGATCACGCTGGTGGGGCCCGGCGCCGGAGGTGCTGCGACCGCCTCCGCGGTGCTGGCCGACATCGCCGATGTCGCCCGCGGCGTGCGCGCGCTGCCGTTCGGCCGGCCGGTGGCGAAGCTCGACGCGACCACCAAGGCGCCGATGGAGCGCCATCTTGGCGGCTATTACATCCGGCTGATGGCGCGCGACCTGGCCGGCACCGCAGCAAGGATTGCGACGCGGCTTGCGGAGCAGAAGATCTCACTGGAATCGATCGTGCAGCGTCATCCCGACGGCATGATCGAGCCGATCGATGGCAAGAAGAAATCCCAGCCGGTTCCGGTGATCCTGATCACCTATGCCACCTCCGAAGATGCGATGCGCCGCGCGCTGGCCGCCGTGCAGAGCGACAAGGTCATCAGCGGCAAGCCGCAGGTGATCCGCATCGAGAAAAACTGACGATTCGTTTGAGACATTTACGGGTCCACTGACCCGTTGTGACGTTTGAAGGAGACTACGATGTCGACCCATATTACCGTGCCGCCGCAGCAACTGCTGGAACGCATCCTGACGCTGGAGATCGTTCGCGTGACCGAGCGCGCCGCGGTGTCGGCGGCGCGCCTGCGCGGCCTCGGCCAGGAAAAAGCGGCCGACCAGGCCGCCGTCGATGCGATGCGCCGCGAGCTCAACAAGATGCCGATCGAAGGCACCATCGTGATCGGCGAGGGCGAACGCGACGAAGCCCCTATGCTGTTCATCGGCGAGAAGGTCGGCATCAATGCCGGCCCGAAGGTCGACATCGCCGTCGATCCGCTGGAAGGCACCACGCTGTGCGCCAAGGACATGCCGGGCTCGATCGCCACCATGGCGATGGCCGACGGCGGCACGCTGCTGCATGCGCCTGACGTCTACATGAAGAAGATCGCGATCGGCCCGGGCTACGACAAGAACGTCATCGAGCTCGACGCCTCGCCGGAAGAGAACGTCCGCCGTCTCGCCAAGGCCAAGGGCGTGCCGATGACGGGCATCACCGTGCTGGTGCTCGACCGTCCGCGCCATGTCGACATGATCGCCGCGATCCGCTCCACGGGTGCTGCGGTGCGCCTGATCGACGACGGCGACGTCGCCGGCGTGATCCACTGCGCCAACCCCGAGAAGTCCGGCATCGATCTCTACATCGGCACCGGCGGCGCCCCGGAAGGCGTGCTGGCTGCGGCAGCGCTGCGCTGCATCGGCGGCCAGATGCAGACCCGACTGATCCTCGACACCGACGAGAAGCGCGAACGCGCGCTGAAGATGGGCATCACCGATCCGAAGATGATCTACGGCATCGAGGACATGGCGCGCGGCGACTGCCTGTTCGCGGCCACCGGCGTCACCGACGGCTCGCTGCTGTCGGGCGTCAAGTTCCGCAAGCATGTGATCGAAACCGAGACCATCGTGATGCGCTCGGTGACCGGCACCGTCCGCATCATCAAGGCCGAGCACCGCCAGTTCGAAAAATTCCACCTCGATTGAGTTTGGTAGCATGACCGCAAACGTCGTAATCCGTCCGGTCGGCGCCGATGAGCGAGCCGACTGGGAGCCGCTGTGGCAGGGCTACCTGACTTTCTACAAAGCGACGCTGCCGCAGCTCGCGACCGACACGGCCTGGGCGCGCTTCCACGACCCGAAGGAAGCGATGTTCCTGCTCGGCGCCTATGTCGACGGCAAGCTTACCGGCATCGTCCAGTTTCTGTACCACCGCTCGTCCTGGACGCCGGGTGATTACTGCTATTTGCAGGACCTCTATGTCGACGACAGCGCGCGCGGGCTAGGGCTCGGGCGCGCGCTGATCGAGGCGGTGTACGACCGTGCCCGTGCCGATGGCTGCAGCCGCGTGCACTGGCTGACGCAGAACGACAATGCGACGGCGCGGCTATTGTACGACCGGATCGCCGACAATTCCGGCTTCATTCAATACCGGAAAGTGTTTTAGACTAGCGAATACCCTCAGCCGTCATTGCGAGGAGCGAAGCGACGCGGCAATCCAGCAAACCACAAGCAAAGACTGGATTGCTTCGTCGCAAGGGCTCCTCGCAATGACGGGGAGAGGTGAATGATAAAACAAGAAACTTCGGGAGCGAAACGCATGAGCGAGTTGCACGACGTCAAGGCGCTGGTGTTCGATGTGTTCGGCACGGTGGTGGACTGGCGCTCCAGCCTGATTGCCGATCTGGGCCAATGGGGCGGTGCCAATGGCGTCAGTGCGGACTGGACGCAACTGGTCGATGCCTGGCGGCAGGCCTACATGCCGGCCATGGACGTGGTGCGGCATCATCCCGAACTCGGTTTCAAGAAGCTCGACACGCTGCATCGCAAGTCGCTGGAGAACCTGGTGCAGAAATTCCGCATCAGCGGCCTCACCGCGGACGATTTGCACCATTTCACGCTGGGCTGGCACCGGCTGCATCCCTGGCCCGACTCGGTCGGCGGCCTGACCCGGCTGAAGACCAAATACATCATCAGCCCGCTGTCGAACGGCAATGTCGCGCTGCTCACCAACATGGCCAAATTCGCCGGGCTGCCGTGGGACCTGATCATGTCCGCGGAATTGTTCGAGCACTACAAGCCGGACCCGCAGACCTATCTCGGCGCCGCGCGGCTGCTCAATCTGGAGCCCGGGCAGGTGATGATGGTCGCCGCCCACAACAACGACCTCGACGCTGCGCAAAAACTCGGCCTCAAGACCGCCTTCGTGCCGCGCATCACCGAATACGGCCCGCACCAGAGCCGCGACTTCAAGGCCGACGGCGAATGGGACGTGGTGGCGGATGATTTCGGCGACCTGGCGACACGGATGGGGTGCTGAGATGCCGAGCAAGAAGCAGCTCGTTTTTCTGGCGGTCGCGCTTTTCGTGGCAGCCAACGTTCTCCGGCACTTCGGCCAATAGCGACCTGGCTGCAATACACGCGACGGCTTCGAAGCATGCGCCGCAAACGCCTGTGGCCGCATCGTTCGCGGCTCGTCCTTCGGCGAGCTCCTCAGGATGACGGGAGCGGAGCTGGTGGCGACGAGACTGAGCTGGTGGCAACCGGCGGCGGCCGGTTTGCCTCGCCCGCGCTTCGTGCTTATGTCCGGGCATCATGTCACCCACCATCATTCCCGTTGAATCCAGGCCCGCCTTTCTCGGCGTGACGCTGTCGGCGACCGGCAAGACCTGGCGCGACCGGGTCGACCAGCGCGGCGCGGCGCGGGCGCTGGCGATGGTGCAGCGGTTTCAACTGCCGGAAATGCTCGCGCGGCTGCTCGCCGGGCGCGGCGTCGAGCTCGACGCCGTCGAGGATTTTCTCGACCCGACCATCCGCAAGCTGATGCCCGATCCCTTTACCGTGACGCAGATGGAAGCCGCCGCCAAGCGCATCGCGGATGTCGCGGTGAACGGCGAGAAGGTCGCGATCTTCGGCGATTACGACGTCGACGGCGCGACCTCGTCGGCACTGCTGGCCTGGCATCTGCGGCATTGCGGCCTCGATCCGCAGATCCACATTCCCGACCGCATCTTTGAAGGCTACGGCCCCAACACCGACGCCATCCGCATGCTGGCGGACAACGGCGCGACGCTGCTGGTGACCGTCGATTGCGGCACCACCAGCCTGGAGCCGCTGGCGGAAGCGAAGAAGGTCGGCATGTCGGTCGTCGTCATCGATCACCATCAGGCCGGCGACGAATTGCCAGACGTCGAGGCGCTGGTGAATCCCAACCGGCTCGACGACATCTCCGGCCTTGGCCATCTTGCCGCGGTCGGCCTCGTCTTCATCACGCTGGTGGCTGTCAACCGCGAGCTGCGCCAGCGCGGCTTCTGGACCGCGACCCGGCCGGAGCCGAACCTGCTCGACATGCTGCATCATGTGGCGCTCGGCACCGTCGCCGACGTCGCGCTGCTGACCGGGCTCAACCGCGCCTTCGTCGCCAAGGGCCTGATCGCGCTGCGCCGCCGCGACCATGTCGGCCACACCGCCTTGATGGATGTGGCACGGCTCAACGGCCCGCCGGAGGCGTGGCATCTCGGCTTCATGCTGGGGCCGCGCATCAATGCCGGCGGCCGTATCGGCCGCGCCGACCTCGGCGTGCGGCTGCTGCTGGAGGGTGACATCTCGGAAGCGGCAAGGATTGCCGCCGAACTCGACCGGCTCAATGTCGAGCGCCGCGTCATCGAACAGATGGCCGAGGCGCAGGCGGAAGCCGAGGCGATGGCCTCGCTTGGCCTCGAGGACAAGGGCTCGGTGGTCGTCACCGCCGCTGAAGGCTGGCATCCCGGCGTGGTCGGGCTCGTCGCCTCGCGGCTGAAGGAGAAGTTTTCGCGGCCGGCCTTTGCGATCGCGCTGGAGCCGGGCGGAATCGGCACCGGCTCGGGCCGCTCGATTAGCGGTGTCGATCTCGGTAAGGCCGTGCGGCAGGCGGTGACGGACGGCTTGCTTATAAAAGGCGGTGGCCATGCGATGGCAGCCGGCATCACGCTGCGCAAGGAACGGCTCGCCGAATTCCGCGCCTATATCGAAAGCGCGCTGGCCCCAGACGTAGCGAAATCGCGCAACGAGAAGGAGCTGTTCATCGACGGCGCCGTCACCGCGCGCGGCGTCACGCCGGAGCTGGTCGCGACCATGAACCGGGCAGGGCCGTTTGGCGCCGGCAATCCGGAGCCGGTGGTCGCGCTGCCGTCGCATCAACTGGTCTATGCCGATGAGGTCGGTCAGGCGCATCTGCGGCTGCGCTTCAAGTCGAGTGACGGCACCATCGTCAACGGCATCGCCTTTCGCTCGGTCGGCCAGAAGCTCGGTAACGCACTGCTCGCGCATCGCGGCCAGCTACTGCATGTCGCGGGCTCGCTGGCCGTGGACCGCTGGCAGGGCAATGAGCGCGTGCAGTTGCGGGTGATCGACATCGCGGTGCCGGACGACGGGCCGGCGAGGATCAGGTAAGAAGCACACACCTCTCTCCGTCATTGCGAGGTCAGGGGAAAGCCAATCGGCTTTCGCCTTAGCGAACCGACGCGGCAATCCAGAAGCCACAAGCTCGGCAAGAACTGGATTGCTTCGTCGCAAGGGCTCCTCGTAATGACGGCCGAGAGGGCCGCGTGACGCCAGCTAGCCGCCCTGCCTTAACCTTGCCAGCACCTTGAGCCCGCCATAACCATCCGCCGGCAGCAGGCCCATCTTCGTCTGATAGTCGCGCACGGCCTTCATGGTATCATTGCCGACGCGGCCGTCGGTGCCACCGGTATCAAAACCGGCGCGGGTCAGGCGGGTCTGTACTTCCTGCACTTCGGCCAACGTCAGGATGCGCTCGGAGCCCGGGAACGGCTGCAGGAACGGCGGCGCGCCGAGAATGCGGTCGCCGAGATGGCAGATCGCCAACGCGTAGTTCATCGACGGATTGTAGCTGCGCACGGCGTAGAAACCCTGGCCGAGCAGGAAGCTAGGGCCGCCGGCCACCGGAATCCATAGCTTGGCGGTGGCGCTCGGCTGCGGGAACGGCTTGCCATCGGCGCGGGTGACGCCGGCTGCCGACCACGACGCGAAGCTGCGGCTGCTCTCCGACGATGCCGCGCCCTCGGCGCGGACCTCGTAGCCCCAATGTTCGCCGCGCGGATATTTGCCGCGGTTGACCAGAAAGCGCGCGGACGAGCCCAGCGCATCATCCGGCCTGCCGAACGGCGAGACACGGCCGTCGCGGTCATAGTCGATGCCGACATTGAGCCAGACTTCCGGCATCCATTGCGTATGGCCCATCGCGCCGGCCCAGGAGCCGCGCATCTCCTCCGGCGTGCCCCAGCCCTTGTCGACGATCTTCAGCGCGTTGATGAGTTCGGTTTCCCAATAGCTGCGCCGGCGCGGTTCGTTCCACGCCAGTGCGGCCAGCGACGGAAACACCGGGCGCATATGGTTCTGCTGCACGATCGGATCGCCATAGGCGGATTCCACGCCCCACAGCGCCAGCAGCGTGCCGCGCTCGACGCCGAAGTCCTGTTCGATCCGGCCGAACAACGCCTCGTGCTTGCGCAGCGCTTCCTTGCCGGCGGTGATGCGCCAGTCGGAAGCGCGGCGGTTGACGTATTGCCAGAGCTGCTCGTGGAATTCGGGCTGCTTCTGCATCGATTTGAACACCGACATGTCCGGCTCGATGCGGCCCATCACGCGGGAATAGGTGGCGTCCGAGACGCCCTTGGCCAGCGCGCGGGACCGGAAGCCGTCGCGCCAGGCGTCGAAGCCTACTGGAGCGGCAAAGGCAGCTCCGGGCAATGCCAGAGCGGCGGCGGCACTGAGGCTTGACTGCAGCATCGCGCGGCGGGAGAGGCGGTGTTGGGAATCGTTCTGGGTCATGTCCCAGAGTAGCGCCGCGAAATGGGCAGCGCGAGGGCGTACGGCGTCGCGGATGGTCGAGGTCGCCGCCTACCTCTCAGTTGTCGTCGCCCGACCAAGCCGGGCGACGACAGTTGTACTTTTGGCAGCTCAGTCCTTGGCGCGTTCAACGTAGGAGTTGTCTTCGGTCATGACGACAATGCGGGTGCCGGTGCCGATGTGCGGCGGCACCAGGGTGCGGATGCCGTTGGCCAGCATCGCCGGCTTGTAGGACGACGACGCCGTCTGGCCCTTGGTGACCGGCTCGGTGTCGACGACTTCGACCGTGGCGCGCTGCGGCATGGTGATGGAGACCGGGACCAGGCCGTGCAGCGAGAGCTTCACGGTCATGTTCTCGGTCAGATAGGCCTCGGCATCGCCGATCACGTCCTTCTGCACGGACACCTGGTCGTAATTGTCGTTGTTCATGAAGTGGAAGCCGTCGGCGTCCTTGTAGAGGTAATTGAAGTTCTGGTCTTCGATGGTCGCCTTTTCCACCGCGTCCGTGGTCTTGTAACGCTCCGAGATCTTCACGCCGTCGCTGATTCGGCGCATTTCGATCTGGCTGACCGGAGTTCCCTTGCCGGGATGGATGTTCTCGGCGGTCAGAACCACGTAGAGCTTGCCGTCTTGCTCGATCACGTTGCCCTTGCGAATAGAACTGGCGATGACTTTCACAGGTGTGTTTCCTAAAATTCAGGCCCGGGACCGATCCGGAC
Coding sequences:
- a CDS encoding GNAT family N-acetyltransferase, producing MTANVVIRPVGADERADWEPLWQGYLTFYKATLPQLATDTAWARFHDPKEAMFLLGAYVDGKLTGIVQFLYHRSSWTPGDYCYLQDLYVDDSARGLGLGRALIEAVYDRARADGCSRVHWLTQNDNATARLLYDRIADNSGFIQYRKVF
- the efp gene encoding elongation factor P — protein: MKVIASSIRKGNVIEQDGKLYVVLTAENIHPGKGTPVSQIEMRRISDGVKISERYKTTDAVEKATIEDQNFNYLYKDADGFHFMNNDNYDQVSVQKDVIGDAEAYLTENMTVKLSLHGLVPVSITMPQRATVEVVDTEPVTKGQTASSSYKPAMLANGIRTLVPPHIGTGTRIVVMTEDNSYVERAKD
- a CDS encoding homoserine dehydrogenase encodes the protein MVAPLRVGIAGLGTVGAEVVRLIEQQSKVLAARSGRGVKVVSVTARSKAKKRNVDLSGIRWARDPMAVATDPEVDCFVELMGGVGDPALSAIEAALSSGKSVVTANKALIAKHGLKLAALAEKHGGALNYEAAVAGAIPVVKTLREGLAGTGINRVYGILNGTCNYILSRMEQEGLSFEECLKDAQRLGYAEADPSFDVDGHDTAQKLAILASLAFGTKVAQSAVYVEGITSIAAADLRAAAELGYRVKLLGVAVRTATGIEQRVHPTMVPLKSSIAQVMGVTNAVTIDGAGISPITLVGPGAGGAATASAVLADIADVARGVRALPFGRPVAKLDATTKAPMERHLGGYYIRLMARDLAGTAARIATRLAEQKISLESIVQRHPDGMIEPIDGKKKSQPVPVILITYATSEDAMRRALAAVQSDKVISGKPQVIRIEKN
- the glpX gene encoding class II fructose-bisphosphatase — its product is MSTHITVPPQQLLERILTLEIVRVTERAAVSAARLRGLGQEKAADQAAVDAMRRELNKMPIEGTIVIGEGERDEAPMLFIGEKVGINAGPKVDIAVDPLEGTTLCAKDMPGSIATMAMADGGTLLHAPDVYMKKIAIGPGYDKNVIELDASPEENVRRLAKAKGVPMTGITVLVLDRPRHVDMIAAIRSTGAAVRLIDDGDVAGVIHCANPEKSGIDLYIGTGGAPEGVLAAAALRCIGGQMQTRLILDTDEKRERALKMGITDPKMIYGIEDMARGDCLFAATGVTDGSLLSGVKFRKHVIETETIVMRSVTGTVRIIKAEHRQFEKFHLD
- the recJ gene encoding single-stranded-DNA-specific exonuclease RecJ, translated to MSPTIIPVESRPAFLGVTLSATGKTWRDRVDQRGAARALAMVQRFQLPEMLARLLAGRGVELDAVEDFLDPTIRKLMPDPFTVTQMEAAAKRIADVAVNGEKVAIFGDYDVDGATSSALLAWHLRHCGLDPQIHIPDRIFEGYGPNTDAIRMLADNGATLLVTVDCGTTSLEPLAEAKKVGMSVVVIDHHQAGDELPDVEALVNPNRLDDISGLGHLAAVGLVFITLVAVNRELRQRGFWTATRPEPNLLDMLHHVALGTVADVALLTGLNRAFVAKGLIALRRRDHVGHTALMDVARLNGPPEAWHLGFMLGPRINAGGRIGRADLGVRLLLEGDISEAARIAAELDRLNVERRVIEQMAEAQAEAEAMASLGLEDKGSVVVTAAEGWHPGVVGLVASRLKEKFSRPAFAIALEPGGIGTGSGRSISGVDLGKAVRQAVTDGLLIKGGGHAMAAGITLRKERLAEFRAYIESALAPDVAKSRNEKELFIDGAVTARGVTPELVATMNRAGPFGAGNPEPVVALPSHQLVYADEVGQAHLRLRFKSSDGTIVNGIAFRSVGQKLGNALLAHRGQLLHVAGSLAVDRWQGNERVQLRVIDIAVPDDGPARIR
- a CDS encoding lytic murein transglycosylase, giving the protein MTQNDSQHRLSRRAMLQSSLSAAAALALPGAAFAAPVGFDAWRDGFRSRALAKGVSDATYSRVMGRIEPDMSVFKSMQKQPEFHEQLWQYVNRRASDWRITAGKEALRKHEALFGRIEQDFGVERGTLLALWGVESAYGDPIVQQNHMRPVFPSLAALAWNEPRRRSYWETELINALKIVDKGWGTPEEMRGSWAGAMGHTQWMPEVWLNVGIDYDRDGRVSPFGRPDDALGSSARFLVNRGKYPRGEHWGYEVRAEGAASSESSRSFASWSAAGVTRADGKPFPQPSATAKLWIPVAGGPSFLLGQGFYAVRSYNPSMNYALAICHLGDRILGAPPFLQPFPGSERILTLAEVQEVQTRLTRAGFDTGGTDGRVGNDTMKAVRDYQTKMGLLPADGYGGLKVLARLRQGG
- a CDS encoding haloacid dehalogenase type II; translation: MSELHDVKALVFDVFGTVVDWRSSLIADLGQWGGANGVSADWTQLVDAWRQAYMPAMDVVRHHPELGFKKLDTLHRKSLENLVQKFRISGLTADDLHHFTLGWHRLHPWPDSVGGLTRLKTKYIISPLSNGNVALLTNMAKFAGLPWDLIMSAELFEHYKPDPQTYLGAARLLNLEPGQVMMVAAHNNDLDAAQKLGLKTAFVPRITEYGPHQSRDFKADGEWDVVADDFGDLATRMGC
- a CDS encoding LL-diaminopimelate aminotransferase; translation: MEEFYRIRRLPPYVFEQINRAKAAARNAGADIIDMGMGNPDLPTPPHVIEKLKETLGKPRTDRYSASRGITGLRKAQAAYYDRRFGVKLNPDTQIVATLGSKEGFANVAQAITAPGDVVLCPNPSYPIHAFGFLMAGGVIRSVPSEPGPEFFAAVERAIIHSIPKPIALIVCYPSNPTAQVASLDFYKDLVAFAKKHEIYILSDLAYAEVYFDDNNPPPSVLQVPGAIDVTVEFTSMSKTFSMAGWRMGFAVGNERIIAALARVKSYLDYGAFTPVQVAATAALNGPDDCIREMRETYKRRRDVMVETFGKAGWDVPAPSASMFAWAPLPPKFAELGSMQFATLMVEKSGVVVSPGVAFGEHGEGYVRIALVENEQRIRQAARGVRRFLESGLETLHNVVPLATRR